A stretch of the Rosa rugosa chromosome 5, drRosRugo1.1, whole genome shotgun sequence genome encodes the following:
- the LOC133708779 gene encoding disease resistance protein RUN1-like isoform X3: MKPSPPLPSPSEPPFPWKFLQYRPSYDVFLSFRGEDTRRTFTDHLYAALVRAGVVTFRDAEGLRWGENIAEKLVQIIQECRISLIVFSDKYADSRWCLQELVQIMECRRTRRQLVFPIFYHVDPSHVRNQTGSFAHSFQKYEEKMLSEKQKEGTDEIAIFSEKMLSEKQKEGTDKIARWRVALREAANLVGFDIADRHEAEFVNSIVDEICRQLTNTHLNLAVYPVAIDSRVDDICNCLGVGLDDDVRMVGIWGMGGIGKTTVAKAIYNKFYHNFDSRSFLADVRETAKDSSGKIALQERLLSDVLKPAEIVVGDVSRGINVIRERLGSKKVLVIVDNVDHEDQLHALAIRHDSFGPGSRLIITTRDRHLLELLKVDTIHLTREMNEEEALELFSWHAFQNHSPDEDYIELSRKVVTYCGGLPLALEVLGSFLFGRSIGDWNSTLKKLKKIPHVKIQSKLRISFDAIDESERNIFLHICCFFIGMDKNYVIQILNSYGFSAEIEISVLLQHCLVTVNEKNKLMMHDLLRDMGREVVSEESPNRPERRSRLWREEDVIDVLTDESGTEETEGLALNLQRSDNMSFSTKAFRNMKRLKLLQLKSYVMSFLMKHTWFLSTYGTATSYEFWRIPGGFGDWRYLILVIHIT, translated from the exons ATGAAGCCATCGCCGCCACTGCCGTCGCCATCGGAGCCACCATTCCCATGGAAGTTCTTACAATACCGGCCGTCCTACGACGTGTTCTTGAGCTTCAGAGGTGAAGACACACGCAGGACCTTCACGGACCACCTCTACGCGGCACTAGTTCGTGCCGGAGTCGTTACGTTTAGGGATGCCGAGGGACTAAGATGGGGAGAAAACATAGCGGAGAAATTGGTGCAGATAATCCAAGAGTGTAGGATCTCTCTCATAGTCTTCTCAGACAAGTACGCGGATTCGAGATGGTGTCTCCAGGAGCTGGTGCAGATCATGGAGTGTAGAAGAACACGAAGGCAACTGGTTTTCCCCATATTCTATCATGTTGATCCTTCACATGTCAGAAACCAGACCGGTAGCTTTGCTCATTCGTTTCAGAAATATGAAG AAAAGATGCtctcagaaaaacaaaaagaaggtACAGATGAGATAGCCATATTTTCAGAAAAGATGCtctcagaaaaacaaaaagaaggtACAGATAAGATAGCCAGGTGGAGAGTTGCTCTCAGAGAAGCGGCGAATTTGGTTGGCTTCGATATTGCTGATAG ACATGAAGCAGAGTTTGTCAATAGCATTGTTGACGAGATATGCAGACAGCTGACCAACACACACTTGAATTTAGCTGTCTACCCAGTTGCAATAGATTCTCGTGTTGATGATATTTGTAACTGTTTAGGTGTTGGATTAGATGATGATGTTCGCATGGTTGGAATTTGGGGTATGGGTGGAATTGGCAAAACAACAGTTGCCAAAGCCATCTATAACAAATTTTATCATAACTTTGACAGTAGAAGTTTCCTAGCAGATGTTAGGGAAACAGCAAAGGATTCAAGTGGTAAGATTGCTCTGCAAGAAAGACTTCTTTCTGATGTCTTAAAACCAGCCGAGATAGTGGTAGGTGATGTTTCCAGAGGCATCAATGTGATAAGAGAACGACTTGGAAGCAAAAAGGTACTTGTCATTGTCGACAATGTAGATCATGAGGACCAATTGCACGCATTGGCTATAAGGCATGATTCCTTTGGTCCGGGAAGTAGACTTATTATAACAACAAGAGATCGACATTTACTGGAACTACTGAAAGTGGATACAATACATCTAACTCGAGaaatgaatgaagaagaagctctTGAGCTCTTTAGTTGGCATGCCTTCCAAAATCATTCTCCTGATGAAGACTATATCGAACTCTCAAGAAAAGTGGTTACTTACTGTGGGGGTTTACCACTGGCTCTTGAAGTTTTAGGGTCTTTCCTCTTTGGAAGGAGCATAGGAGATTGGAATAGCACattgaagaaattgaaaaagatTCCTCATGTCAAAATTCAGTCAAAGCTCAGAATAAGCTTTGATGCAATTGATGAGAGCGAGAGGAACATATTCCTCCATATATGTTGTTTCTTCATCGGAATGGACAAGAACTACGTCATACAAATTCTCAACAGCTACGGTTTTTCTGCAGAAATAGAAATCAgtgtcctgctccaacattgTCTTGTAACTGTTAATGAAAAAAACAAGCTCATGATGCATGATTTGCTTCGAGACATGGGCAGAGAAGTTGTTAGTGAAGAATCCCCTAACCGTCCTGAAAGACGTAGTAGATTGTGGCGTGAGGAAGATGTAATAGATGTATTGACAGATGAATCT GGAACTGAAGAGACTGAAGGACTCGCTCTAAATTTACAAAGATCTGACAACATGAGTTTCAGTACAAAAGCATTTAGAAACATGAAGAGACTGAAATTGCTCCAACTCAA GTCATACGTAATGAGTTTCTTAATGAAACATACTTGGTTTCTGTCGACCTACGGTACAGCAACCTCCTACGAGTTTTGGAGGATTCCAGG CGGCTTTGGAGATTGGCGATACTTAATCTTAGTCATTCACATTACCTAA
- the LOC133708779 gene encoding disease resistance protein RUN1-like isoform X2, protein MKPSPPLPSPSEPPFPWKFLQYRPSYDVFLSFRGEDTRRTFTDHLYAALVRAGVVTFRDAEGLRWGENIAEKLVQIIQECRISLIVFSDKYADSRWCLQELVQIMECRRTRRQLVFPIFYHVDPSHVRNQTGSFAHSFQKYEEKMLSEKQKEGTDKIARWRVALREAANLVGFDIADRHEAEFVNSIVDEICRQLTNTHLNLAVYPVAIDSRVDDICNCLGVGLDDDVRMVGIWGMGGIGKTTVAKAIYNKFYHNFDSRSFLADVRETAKDSSGKIALQERLLSDVLKPAEIVVGDVSRGINVIRERLGSKKVLVIVDNVDHEDQLHALAIRHDSFGPGSRLIITTRDRHLLELLKVDTIHLTREMNEEEALELFSWHAFQNHSPDEDYIELSRKVVTYCGGLPLALEVLGSFLFGRSIGDWNSTLKKLKKIPHVKIQSKLRISFDAIDESERNIFLHICCFFIGMDKNYVIQILNSYGFSAEIEISVLLQHCLVTVNEKNKLMMHDLLRDMGREVVSEESPNRPERRSRLWREEDVIDVLTDESGTEETEGLALNLQRSDNMSFSTKAFRNMKRLKLLQLKYVHLTGDCDNFPKKLSWLCLRGFSPQVIRNEFLNETYLVSVDLRYSNLLRVLEDSRRLWRLAILNLSHSHYLRKSPDFSQLPNLQYLILKDCVSLPKIDKSIGHLHQLALLNLKGCTKLKDLPEDFYKLPSVRTLVLSGCSRFEKLSKDIAYMKLRTLLISGTAISEVPSSIDYLRDLDFSSRQGLSGLKRFSQDETSGPSRLRLRELVSLWELLSFLNYKEWTSWCLVKLKTLAVGINAFLVQLGNCISEFTVEYLAAVKDIFLPLALEYLAAVNDIFLPLALSCSEGYFPATVYSAQISFFFFFFSFFLKDDQRISLLPPVYSAQISFFC, encoded by the exons ATGAAGCCATCGCCGCCACTGCCGTCGCCATCGGAGCCACCATTCCCATGGAAGTTCTTACAATACCGGCCGTCCTACGACGTGTTCTTGAGCTTCAGAGGTGAAGACACACGCAGGACCTTCACGGACCACCTCTACGCGGCACTAGTTCGTGCCGGAGTCGTTACGTTTAGGGATGCCGAGGGACTAAGATGGGGAGAAAACATAGCGGAGAAATTGGTGCAGATAATCCAAGAGTGTAGGATCTCTCTCATAGTCTTCTCAGACAAGTACGCGGATTCGAGATGGTGTCTCCAGGAGCTGGTGCAGATCATGGAGTGTAGAAGAACACGAAGGCAACTGGTTTTCCCCATATTCTATCATGTTGATCCTTCACATGTCAGAAACCAGACCGGTAGCTTTGCTCATTCGTTTCAGAAATATGAAG AAAAGATGCtctcagaaaaacaaaaagaaggtACAGATAAGATAGCCAGGTGGAGAGTTGCTCTCAGAGAAGCGGCGAATTTGGTTGGCTTCGATATTGCTGATAG ACATGAAGCAGAGTTTGTCAATAGCATTGTTGACGAGATATGCAGACAGCTGACCAACACACACTTGAATTTAGCTGTCTACCCAGTTGCAATAGATTCTCGTGTTGATGATATTTGTAACTGTTTAGGTGTTGGATTAGATGATGATGTTCGCATGGTTGGAATTTGGGGTATGGGTGGAATTGGCAAAACAACAGTTGCCAAAGCCATCTATAACAAATTTTATCATAACTTTGACAGTAGAAGTTTCCTAGCAGATGTTAGGGAAACAGCAAAGGATTCAAGTGGTAAGATTGCTCTGCAAGAAAGACTTCTTTCTGATGTCTTAAAACCAGCCGAGATAGTGGTAGGTGATGTTTCCAGAGGCATCAATGTGATAAGAGAACGACTTGGAAGCAAAAAGGTACTTGTCATTGTCGACAATGTAGATCATGAGGACCAATTGCACGCATTGGCTATAAGGCATGATTCCTTTGGTCCGGGAAGTAGACTTATTATAACAACAAGAGATCGACATTTACTGGAACTACTGAAAGTGGATACAATACATCTAACTCGAGaaatgaatgaagaagaagctctTGAGCTCTTTAGTTGGCATGCCTTCCAAAATCATTCTCCTGATGAAGACTATATCGAACTCTCAAGAAAAGTGGTTACTTACTGTGGGGGTTTACCACTGGCTCTTGAAGTTTTAGGGTCTTTCCTCTTTGGAAGGAGCATAGGAGATTGGAATAGCACattgaagaaattgaaaaagatTCCTCATGTCAAAATTCAGTCAAAGCTCAGAATAAGCTTTGATGCAATTGATGAGAGCGAGAGGAACATATTCCTCCATATATGTTGTTTCTTCATCGGAATGGACAAGAACTACGTCATACAAATTCTCAACAGCTACGGTTTTTCTGCAGAAATAGAAATCAgtgtcctgctccaacattgTCTTGTAACTGTTAATGAAAAAAACAAGCTCATGATGCATGATTTGCTTCGAGACATGGGCAGAGAAGTTGTTAGTGAAGAATCCCCTAACCGTCCTGAAAGACGTAGTAGATTGTGGCGTGAGGAAGATGTAATAGATGTATTGACAGATGAATCT GGAACTGAAGAGACTGAAGGACTCGCTCTAAATTTACAAAGATCTGACAACATGAGTTTCAGTACAAAAGCATTTAGAAACATGAAGAGACTGAAATTGCTCCAACTCAAGTATGTACATCTCACTGGAGACTGCGACAATTTTCCCAAAAAGTTAAGCTGGCTCTGCTTACGAGGGTTTTCTCCACAGGTCATACGTAATGAGTTTCTTAATGAAACATACTTGGTTTCTGTCGACCTACGGTACAGCAACCTCCTACGAGTTTTGGAGGATTCCAGG CGGCTTTGGAGATTGGCGATACTTAATCTTAGTCATTCACATTACCTAAGAAAATCACCAGACTTTTCACAACTCCCAAATCTACAGTATTTGATCCTTAAAGACTGTGTGAGTTTGCCAAAGATTGACAAGTCCATTGGACATCTTCATCAGCTTGCCTTGCTAAATCTTAAAGGATGCACTAAGCTCAAGGACCTTCCGGAGGATTTTTATAAGTTGCCTTCTGTTAGGACTCTTGTTCTTTCTGGCTGTTCGAGATTTGAGAAATTGAGCAAGGATATTGCATATATGAAGTTGAGAACTCTTCTTATAAGTGGCACAGCCATAAGTGAAGTACCATCCTCGATAGATTATCTGAGAGACTTGGACTTTTCATCTCGACAAGGCCTGAGTGGACTAAAACGATTTTCTCAAGATGAGACATCAGGACCTAGCAGGCTGCGTTTGAGGGAGCTTGTAAGCTTGTGGGAGCTTTTAAGCTTTTTAAATTATAAGGAATGGACAAGCTGGTGTTTGGTAAAGTTGAAAACACTTGCTGTTGGAATTAATGCTTTTCTAGTCCAACTAGGTAACTGCATCAGCGAGTTCACTGTAGAATACTTAGCTGCAGTGAAGGATATTTTCCTGCCACTTGCTCTAGAATACTTAGCTGCAGTGAATGATATTTTCCTGCCACTTGCTCTTAGCTGTAGTGAAGGATATTTTCCTGCCACTGTTTACTCCGCtcaaattagttttttttttttctttttttctttttttttaaaagatgatcaaaggatttcactcctaccccctgTTTACTCCGCTcaaattagttttttttgttga
- the LOC133708779 gene encoding disease resistance protein RUN1-like isoform X4 — protein sequence MKPSPPLPSPSEPPFPWKFLQYRPSYDVFLSFRGEDTRRTFTDHLYAALVRAGVVTFRDAEGLRWGENIAEKLVQIIQECRISLIVFSDKYADSRWCLQELVQIMECRRTRRQLVFPIFYHVDPSHVRNQTGSFAHSFQKYEEKMLSEKQKEGTDEIAIFSEKMLSEKQKEGTDKIARWRVALREAANLVGFDIADRHEAEFVNSIVDEICRQLTNTHLNLAVYPVAIDSRVDDICNCLGVGLDDDVRMVGIWGMGGIGKTTVAKAIYNKFYHNFDSRSFLADVRETAKDSSGKIALQERLLSDVLKPAEIVVGDVSRGINVIRERLGSKKVLVIVDNVDHEDQLHALAIRHDSFGPGSRLIITTRDRHLLELLKVDTIHLTREMNEEEALELFSWHAFQNHSPDEDYIELSRKVVTYCGGLPLALEVLGSFLFGRSIGDWNSTLKKLKKIPHVKIQSKLRISFDAIDESERNIFLHICCFFIGMDKNYVIQILNSYGFSAEIEISVLLQHCLVTVNEKNKLMMHDLLRDMGREVVSEESPNRPERRSRLWREEDVIDVLTDESCPPLTGN from the exons ATGAAGCCATCGCCGCCACTGCCGTCGCCATCGGAGCCACCATTCCCATGGAAGTTCTTACAATACCGGCCGTCCTACGACGTGTTCTTGAGCTTCAGAGGTGAAGACACACGCAGGACCTTCACGGACCACCTCTACGCGGCACTAGTTCGTGCCGGAGTCGTTACGTTTAGGGATGCCGAGGGACTAAGATGGGGAGAAAACATAGCGGAGAAATTGGTGCAGATAATCCAAGAGTGTAGGATCTCTCTCATAGTCTTCTCAGACAAGTACGCGGATTCGAGATGGTGTCTCCAGGAGCTGGTGCAGATCATGGAGTGTAGAAGAACACGAAGGCAACTGGTTTTCCCCATATTCTATCATGTTGATCCTTCACATGTCAGAAACCAGACCGGTAGCTTTGCTCATTCGTTTCAGAAATATGAAG AAAAGATGCtctcagaaaaacaaaaagaaggtACAGATGAGATAGCCATATTTTCAGAAAAGATGCtctcagaaaaacaaaaagaaggtACAGATAAGATAGCCAGGTGGAGAGTTGCTCTCAGAGAAGCGGCGAATTTGGTTGGCTTCGATATTGCTGATAG ACATGAAGCAGAGTTTGTCAATAGCATTGTTGACGAGATATGCAGACAGCTGACCAACACACACTTGAATTTAGCTGTCTACCCAGTTGCAATAGATTCTCGTGTTGATGATATTTGTAACTGTTTAGGTGTTGGATTAGATGATGATGTTCGCATGGTTGGAATTTGGGGTATGGGTGGAATTGGCAAAACAACAGTTGCCAAAGCCATCTATAACAAATTTTATCATAACTTTGACAGTAGAAGTTTCCTAGCAGATGTTAGGGAAACAGCAAAGGATTCAAGTGGTAAGATTGCTCTGCAAGAAAGACTTCTTTCTGATGTCTTAAAACCAGCCGAGATAGTGGTAGGTGATGTTTCCAGAGGCATCAATGTGATAAGAGAACGACTTGGAAGCAAAAAGGTACTTGTCATTGTCGACAATGTAGATCATGAGGACCAATTGCACGCATTGGCTATAAGGCATGATTCCTTTGGTCCGGGAAGTAGACTTATTATAACAACAAGAGATCGACATTTACTGGAACTACTGAAAGTGGATACAATACATCTAACTCGAGaaatgaatgaagaagaagctctTGAGCTCTTTAGTTGGCATGCCTTCCAAAATCATTCTCCTGATGAAGACTATATCGAACTCTCAAGAAAAGTGGTTACTTACTGTGGGGGTTTACCACTGGCTCTTGAAGTTTTAGGGTCTTTCCTCTTTGGAAGGAGCATAGGAGATTGGAATAGCACattgaagaaattgaaaaagatTCCTCATGTCAAAATTCAGTCAAAGCTCAGAATAAGCTTTGATGCAATTGATGAGAGCGAGAGGAACATATTCCTCCATATATGTTGTTTCTTCATCGGAATGGACAAGAACTACGTCATACAAATTCTCAACAGCTACGGTTTTTCTGCAGAAATAGAAATCAgtgtcctgctccaacattgTCTTGTAACTGTTAATGAAAAAAACAAGCTCATGATGCATGATTTGCTTCGAGACATGGGCAGAGAAGTTGTTAGTGAAGAATCCCCTAACCGTCCTGAAAGACGTAGTAGATTGTGGCGTGAGGAAGATGTAATAGATGTATTGACAGATGAATCT tgCCCTCCGTTAACAGGGAACTGA
- the LOC133708779 gene encoding disease resistance protein RUN1-like isoform X1, which yields MKPSPPLPSPSEPPFPWKFLQYRPSYDVFLSFRGEDTRRTFTDHLYAALVRAGVVTFRDAEGLRWGENIAEKLVQIIQECRISLIVFSDKYADSRWCLQELVQIMECRRTRRQLVFPIFYHVDPSHVRNQTGSFAHSFQKYEEKMLSEKQKEGTDEIAIFSEKMLSEKQKEGTDKIARWRVALREAANLVGFDIADRHEAEFVNSIVDEICRQLTNTHLNLAVYPVAIDSRVDDICNCLGVGLDDDVRMVGIWGMGGIGKTTVAKAIYNKFYHNFDSRSFLADVRETAKDSSGKIALQERLLSDVLKPAEIVVGDVSRGINVIRERLGSKKVLVIVDNVDHEDQLHALAIRHDSFGPGSRLIITTRDRHLLELLKVDTIHLTREMNEEEALELFSWHAFQNHSPDEDYIELSRKVVTYCGGLPLALEVLGSFLFGRSIGDWNSTLKKLKKIPHVKIQSKLRISFDAIDESERNIFLHICCFFIGMDKNYVIQILNSYGFSAEIEISVLLQHCLVTVNEKNKLMMHDLLRDMGREVVSEESPNRPERRSRLWREEDVIDVLTDESGTEETEGLALNLQRSDNMSFSTKAFRNMKRLKLLQLKYVHLTGDCDNFPKKLSWLCLRGFSPQVIRNEFLNETYLVSVDLRYSNLLRVLEDSRRLWRLAILNLSHSHYLRKSPDFSQLPNLQYLILKDCVSLPKIDKSIGHLHQLALLNLKGCTKLKDLPEDFYKLPSVRTLVLSGCSRFEKLSKDIAYMKLRTLLISGTAISEVPSSIDYLRDLDFSSRQGLSGLKRFSQDETSGPSRLRLRELVSLWELLSFLNYKEWTSWCLVKLKTLAVGINAFLVQLGNCISEFTVEYLAAVKDIFLPLALEYLAAVNDIFLPLALSCSEGYFPATVYSAQISFFFFFFSFFLKDDQRISLLPPVYSAQISFFC from the exons ATGAAGCCATCGCCGCCACTGCCGTCGCCATCGGAGCCACCATTCCCATGGAAGTTCTTACAATACCGGCCGTCCTACGACGTGTTCTTGAGCTTCAGAGGTGAAGACACACGCAGGACCTTCACGGACCACCTCTACGCGGCACTAGTTCGTGCCGGAGTCGTTACGTTTAGGGATGCCGAGGGACTAAGATGGGGAGAAAACATAGCGGAGAAATTGGTGCAGATAATCCAAGAGTGTAGGATCTCTCTCATAGTCTTCTCAGACAAGTACGCGGATTCGAGATGGTGTCTCCAGGAGCTGGTGCAGATCATGGAGTGTAGAAGAACACGAAGGCAACTGGTTTTCCCCATATTCTATCATGTTGATCCTTCACATGTCAGAAACCAGACCGGTAGCTTTGCTCATTCGTTTCAGAAATATGAAG AAAAGATGCtctcagaaaaacaaaaagaaggtACAGATGAGATAGCCATATTTTCAGAAAAGATGCtctcagaaaaacaaaaagaaggtACAGATAAGATAGCCAGGTGGAGAGTTGCTCTCAGAGAAGCGGCGAATTTGGTTGGCTTCGATATTGCTGATAG ACATGAAGCAGAGTTTGTCAATAGCATTGTTGACGAGATATGCAGACAGCTGACCAACACACACTTGAATTTAGCTGTCTACCCAGTTGCAATAGATTCTCGTGTTGATGATATTTGTAACTGTTTAGGTGTTGGATTAGATGATGATGTTCGCATGGTTGGAATTTGGGGTATGGGTGGAATTGGCAAAACAACAGTTGCCAAAGCCATCTATAACAAATTTTATCATAACTTTGACAGTAGAAGTTTCCTAGCAGATGTTAGGGAAACAGCAAAGGATTCAAGTGGTAAGATTGCTCTGCAAGAAAGACTTCTTTCTGATGTCTTAAAACCAGCCGAGATAGTGGTAGGTGATGTTTCCAGAGGCATCAATGTGATAAGAGAACGACTTGGAAGCAAAAAGGTACTTGTCATTGTCGACAATGTAGATCATGAGGACCAATTGCACGCATTGGCTATAAGGCATGATTCCTTTGGTCCGGGAAGTAGACTTATTATAACAACAAGAGATCGACATTTACTGGAACTACTGAAAGTGGATACAATACATCTAACTCGAGaaatgaatgaagaagaagctctTGAGCTCTTTAGTTGGCATGCCTTCCAAAATCATTCTCCTGATGAAGACTATATCGAACTCTCAAGAAAAGTGGTTACTTACTGTGGGGGTTTACCACTGGCTCTTGAAGTTTTAGGGTCTTTCCTCTTTGGAAGGAGCATAGGAGATTGGAATAGCACattgaagaaattgaaaaagatTCCTCATGTCAAAATTCAGTCAAAGCTCAGAATAAGCTTTGATGCAATTGATGAGAGCGAGAGGAACATATTCCTCCATATATGTTGTTTCTTCATCGGAATGGACAAGAACTACGTCATACAAATTCTCAACAGCTACGGTTTTTCTGCAGAAATAGAAATCAgtgtcctgctccaacattgTCTTGTAACTGTTAATGAAAAAAACAAGCTCATGATGCATGATTTGCTTCGAGACATGGGCAGAGAAGTTGTTAGTGAAGAATCCCCTAACCGTCCTGAAAGACGTAGTAGATTGTGGCGTGAGGAAGATGTAATAGATGTATTGACAGATGAATCT GGAACTGAAGAGACTGAAGGACTCGCTCTAAATTTACAAAGATCTGACAACATGAGTTTCAGTACAAAAGCATTTAGAAACATGAAGAGACTGAAATTGCTCCAACTCAAGTATGTACATCTCACTGGAGACTGCGACAATTTTCCCAAAAAGTTAAGCTGGCTCTGCTTACGAGGGTTTTCTCCACAGGTCATACGTAATGAGTTTCTTAATGAAACATACTTGGTTTCTGTCGACCTACGGTACAGCAACCTCCTACGAGTTTTGGAGGATTCCAGG CGGCTTTGGAGATTGGCGATACTTAATCTTAGTCATTCACATTACCTAAGAAAATCACCAGACTTTTCACAACTCCCAAATCTACAGTATTTGATCCTTAAAGACTGTGTGAGTTTGCCAAAGATTGACAAGTCCATTGGACATCTTCATCAGCTTGCCTTGCTAAATCTTAAAGGATGCACTAAGCTCAAGGACCTTCCGGAGGATTTTTATAAGTTGCCTTCTGTTAGGACTCTTGTTCTTTCTGGCTGTTCGAGATTTGAGAAATTGAGCAAGGATATTGCATATATGAAGTTGAGAACTCTTCTTATAAGTGGCACAGCCATAAGTGAAGTACCATCCTCGATAGATTATCTGAGAGACTTGGACTTTTCATCTCGACAAGGCCTGAGTGGACTAAAACGATTTTCTCAAGATGAGACATCAGGACCTAGCAGGCTGCGTTTGAGGGAGCTTGTAAGCTTGTGGGAGCTTTTAAGCTTTTTAAATTATAAGGAATGGACAAGCTGGTGTTTGGTAAAGTTGAAAACACTTGCTGTTGGAATTAATGCTTTTCTAGTCCAACTAGGTAACTGCATCAGCGAGTTCACTGTAGAATACTTAGCTGCAGTGAAGGATATTTTCCTGCCACTTGCTCTAGAATACTTAGCTGCAGTGAATGATATTTTCCTGCCACTTGCTCTTAGCTGTAGTGAAGGATATTTTCCTGCCACTGTTTACTCCGCtcaaattagttttttttttttctttttttctttttttttaaaagatgatcaaaggatttcactcctaccccctgTTTACTCCGCTcaaattagttttttttgttga